Genomic DNA from Thiosocius teredinicola:
TGGTGTACTCGTCGATGTCCTTGCGGCTCAAGGTGCTGCCGTTGGGTACGCGCATTGCGACCACACGACCCTTCGGATCTTTGGCCGGCCCGGCGAACACCTTGAACTCGACACCGTCCATCAGGTCGGCGATGTCGATCAGCTCCAGCGGGCAACGCAGATCGGGACGGTCGGATCCGAAGCGGCACATCGATTCTTCGTAGCTCATGCGCGGGAAGGGATCAGGCAGTTGTACGCCAAGCACGCTGTCGAACAGGTTGCGGATCATGCCCTCCATCAGGTTCATGATCTCGTCTTCGCTCATGAACGACATCTCGAGGTCGAGCTGGGTGAACTCGGGCTGGCGGTCGGCGCGCAGGTCTTCATCACGGAAGCAGCGCACGATCTGGTAGTAACGATCCATGCCCGACATCATCAGCAGCTGTTTGAACAGCTGCGGCGACTGCGGCAACGCAAAGAACTTGCCGGCATGTACACGGCTCGGCACCAGGTAATCGCGTGCGCCTTCCGGCGTGGCGCGGGTCAGCATCGGCGTTTCGATATCGAGGAAGCCCTGGTCGTCGAGATAACGGCGCAAGGCACGCGTGGTCTGTGCACGCAGCATGATGCGTTCCTGCATCACCGGGCGGCGCAGATCGACATAGCGATAGCGCAGGCGCAGCTCTTCGGAGGTGTCATCGTCATCGAGCTGGAACGGCGGGGTTTCGGCACGGTTCAGGATCTCGAGTTCGAGACCCAGGACTTCGACCTCGCCGGTCGGCAGATCGGGGTTGACCGTGCCCTCGGGGCGGGCGCGGACGCGGCCCTTCACACGCACGACGAATTCGTTGCGCACCTGCTCGGCGATAGCGAATACATCCGGCAGATCGGGGTCGTATACCACCTGCACCAAGCCGCTGCGGTCACGCAGATCGATAAAGATGACACCACCGTGGTCGCGGCGACGGTTCACCCAGCCGCTGAATTCCACGGTCTGGTCGATATGTGCAGTGTTCACTTCACCGCAGTAATGGCTGCGCATGGCATATTTCCCGAATTCAAAAGACAAGGCGCCCCATCTCGGGGCGCCTTTGATCAAGCTATTGTAAGGTTATTCGTAAATCAGTTGCAGGCCGGGCAGCTACCGGTGCCGCAGGCGTGACCGCCGGACTTCTCGCCACTGCCCTTCGATTCAGCGACGTTCTTCTTCGCG
This window encodes:
- the aspS gene encoding aspartate--tRNA ligase, with the translated sequence MRSHYCGEVNTAHIDQTVEFSGWVNRRRDHGGVIFIDLRDRSGLVQVVYDPDLPDVFAIAEQVRNEFVVRVKGRVRARPEGTVNPDLPTGEVEVLGLELEILNRAETPPFQLDDDDTSEELRLRYRYVDLRRPVMQERIMLRAQTTRALRRYLDDQGFLDIETPMLTRATPEGARDYLVPSRVHAGKFFALPQSPQLFKQLLMMSGMDRYYQIVRCFRDEDLRADRQPEFTQLDLEMSFMSEDEIMNLMEGMIRNLFDSVLGVQLPDPFPRMSYEESMCRFGSDRPDLRCPLELIDIADLMDGVEFKVFAGPAKDPKGRVVAMRVPNGSTLSRKDIDEYTKFVGIYGAKGLAYVKVNDVAQGREGLQSPILKFLTDAAIDGIMQRTGAQNGDLIFFGADKQTIVNEAIGALRVKVGNDLNLMEGEWKPLWVVDFPMFEWDEGEGRWQALHHPFTAPKADQLDQLQSAPGECLSRAYDMVLNGTEVGGGSIRIHQQEVQEKVLHLLGIEEQEAQEKFGFLLNALKFGCPPHGGLAFGLDRLVMLMCGASSIRDVMAFPKTQSASCLLTQAPSEVSQGQLRELHLRVRTPQAAEKKAEA